Proteins encoded in a region of the Marinococcus sp. PL1-022 genome:
- a CDS encoding YpmA family protein, whose translation MGNEQLEVVASVKIEASSDLYKIVDTLNRTLKQEELMFGLSLDKENEEQMVFTIYRT comes from the coding sequence ATGGGAAATGAACAGCTTGAAGTTGTCGCGTCGGTCAAAATCGAAGCGTCGTCCGATCTGTACAAAATTGTTGATACACTGAATCGGACGTTAAAGCAGGAGGAGTTAATGTTCGGCCTTTCTCTTGATAAGGAAAACGAAGAACAGATGGTGTTTACCATTTACCGCACATAG
- a CDS encoding amidohydrolase — protein sequence MEHFVIEHVYPIPKARGVRAVKSYIEVKDGKIVTVKPGDYPERENGVSILDGRGKWLSPGLYNTHGHTPMTMMRGVSDDVVLQEWLNNHVWPRERLFTNETAKAGTGLALAEMIRTGTTGFLDMYHMGMQNTYELVKSSGIKSMISKGMMSIGTPEEQSEKLAAAARDLKEWEQDTSGRITGMLFPHAPYTCTPEFLEKVVDAGHKHSLPLGIHLEETAREVADYQRDYGMTPAKKLKEIGFYTRPAMLTHVVHATDEDLDDMNVPEVTISYNPMSNAKLGSGIARIPEMQKRGLRITIGTDSAVSNNNLDMFEELRLGALMQKVAFQDPSSIETEAVWKMATENGAASMGFGDSGKLEAGAAADFILLNSESFALQPYDNILSHLVYAASGRDVTDSFVNGRQLMKDGELLTLDEEKITAEANRHYRKLNEAYL from the coding sequence ATGGAACACTTTGTAATCGAGCACGTTTACCCGATCCCAAAAGCACGGGGCGTTCGGGCAGTTAAAAGCTATATTGAAGTCAAGGACGGTAAAATTGTTACAGTAAAGCCGGGAGACTATCCGGAAAGAGAGAACGGCGTCAGTATTCTGGACGGGCGGGGCAAGTGGCTCAGCCCGGGCCTGTATAACACCCATGGACATACCCCAATGACAATGATGCGCGGCGTCTCGGATGATGTGGTGCTCCAGGAATGGCTGAACAACCATGTATGGCCACGGGAGCGCCTGTTTACCAACGAAACGGCGAAGGCCGGTACAGGTCTTGCTCTTGCGGAAATGATCCGGACCGGAACGACCGGGTTTCTTGATATGTATCATATGGGGATGCAGAACACATATGAGCTCGTGAAAAGCTCTGGCATCAAATCCATGATTTCCAAGGGAATGATGAGTATTGGAACACCGGAGGAGCAGAGCGAAAAGCTTGCAGCGGCGGCCCGTGACTTAAAGGAATGGGAGCAGGACACAAGCGGCCGGATAACGGGCATGCTTTTCCCGCACGCTCCGTATACGTGCACGCCGGAGTTTTTGGAAAAGGTGGTTGATGCCGGGCATAAACACAGCCTGCCGCTGGGCATTCACCTTGAGGAAACGGCCAGAGAGGTAGCGGATTATCAGCGTGACTACGGCATGACGCCGGCCAAAAAGCTAAAAGAAATCGGGTTTTATACACGCCCGGCAATGCTTACACATGTCGTGCATGCGACAGACGAAGACCTGGACGACATGAATGTACCGGAAGTGACGATTTCCTATAATCCGATGAGCAACGCCAAGCTCGGCTCGGGTATTGCACGCATTCCCGAAATGCAAAAGCGCGGTCTCCGGATTACGATCGGAACCGACAGCGCCGTGTCTAATAACAATCTCGATATGTTTGAGGAGCTCCGTTTGGGAGCCCTGATGCAGAAGGTCGCCTTCCAGGACCCGAGTTCGATTGAAACGGAAGCGGTCTGGAAAATGGCAACAGAAAACGGGGCAGCCTCGATGGGCTTTGGCGACAGCGGCAAACTGGAAGCAGGAGCCGCAGCGGACTTTATTCTGCTTAACAGCGAGTCATTCGCGCTTCAGCCATACGATAATATTTTATCGCATCTGGTGTACGCTGCTTCCGGGCGGGATGTAACAGACAGCTTTGTGAACGGCAGACAGCTGATGAAAGACGGCGAACTTCTGACACTCGATGAAGAAAAAATTACCGCCGAGGCCAACCGCCATTACCGCAAATTAAATGAAGCGTACTTATAA
- the dinG gene encoding ATP-dependent DNA helicase DinG has protein sequence MGQKYVVIDVETTGTSPRKGAKIIEIGAVLMEDEEVLDTLSTFIQPHMPIPPFIQQFTGIRDQDVEHAPEFYEVAPTLTAWLEDATFVGHNVQFDLAFINAGMQEAGFPLFQGPVVDTVECARLAYPEAPGFRLSQITSWLDLDHDRPHRADSDALVTAELWISIRKKLAVLPKDVLHRLDRLAASLHSDLHRYIERCIAKAPQQLPYDLEENHGIVFRKELPAEKPEQRNVSMQEILSGSHAKSRGWDRFEERPGQLEMAEMVYASFEERSHAVIEAGTGLGKTLAYLLPAVKYHRTYNQKILISTQTLTLQEQLMNEDLPLLERLIDDRVSVAVLKGRGNYISLQRFEKWLQHRQFSLEEALGLGQVLIWLTETRHGDLDEINMAGGRRNALWESLRQNHYQDEHAQRGWEEYCFYARARRKAEYADIVVTNHAMLLSDMYQGKNLFSTYPYVIIDEAHHLPETAGKYAGRSVHYTKANRLLRRFGLDTKQSVVRPLIWFGEEAGIVFEPGWYQEREDNHAVLMYECDELFRLLTRWCRSASGRRRSEVGRYSQRFMPGRESGPVWEQVEDAGRRFLTLLEQEFKAWEAFGKVWETQPSSKSFVNELAELNAYLEQLDELGDNLFHLLFEREPEHVYWVEAEQSGAKNAAYIYARPVEVASELSEQLFMKKASVVLTSGSLAVNGSFEYMKSKMGLNDFLPQTSLIDSPYHYASQTQLLVPKDISGVNDKHADFAQEAAEYIFHAVNITEGKTMVLFTSFNMLKQVYHQLKEWTEESTLSVIGQGITSGTHAKLTKLFQQQDNALLLGTNAFWEGVDIPGEKLQHVIIVRLPFSPPTDPVYEAVSDKMQRQGKRSFYAEALPHAVLRFKQGFGRLIRHSEDRGVVTVLDKRIMEASYGSSFIDSIPRTNTYYEPMDAVLDRIADFFEEAKKR, from the coding sequence ATGGGACAAAAATATGTAGTCATAGATGTAGAAACAACCGGCACGTCTCCGAGAAAAGGAGCAAAAATAATTGAAATCGGCGCAGTGCTGATGGAGGACGAAGAAGTACTTGACACTCTTTCCACCTTTATTCAGCCGCATATGCCGATCCCTCCTTTTATCCAGCAGTTTACCGGCATCCGGGATCAGGACGTGGAGCATGCTCCGGAGTTTTATGAGGTGGCTCCCACATTAACCGCCTGGCTGGAGGACGCTACCTTTGTCGGGCATAACGTGCAGTTTGATCTGGCCTTTATCAATGCAGGCATGCAGGAAGCCGGATTCCCGCTGTTTCAGGGACCAGTGGTGGATACAGTAGAGTGTGCGAGACTCGCTTACCCAGAGGCGCCGGGGTTTCGGCTGTCACAGATTACGTCGTGGCTGGACCTCGACCATGACCGTCCGCACCGGGCGGACAGCGATGCCCTCGTCACTGCAGAGCTGTGGATATCTATCCGTAAAAAGTTAGCTGTGCTTCCAAAGGACGTGCTTCACCGTCTGGACCGCCTGGCTGCCTCTCTGCACAGTGATCTTCACCGGTACATTGAGCGCTGCATCGCAAAAGCGCCGCAGCAGCTTCCGTATGATTTAGAGGAAAACCACGGCATTGTGTTCCGCAAAGAGCTTCCGGCGGAAAAGCCGGAGCAGAGAAATGTATCGATGCAGGAGATCCTGAGTGGAAGTCATGCTAAAAGCCGAGGCTGGGACCGTTTCGAAGAGCGGCCGGGCCAGCTGGAGATGGCAGAAATGGTCTATGCCTCGTTTGAGGAACGCTCCCACGCCGTTATAGAAGCGGGAACCGGTCTGGGGAAAACGCTCGCCTACCTGCTTCCAGCCGTAAAATATCATCGTACATACAACCAGAAAATATTAATTTCCACTCAGACGCTCACCCTGCAGGAGCAGCTGATGAATGAAGATCTCCCGCTGCTTGAGCGGCTGATTGATGACCGGGTTTCTGTGGCTGTTTTAAAGGGCCGCGGCAACTACATCTCGTTGCAGCGATTTGAAAAATGGCTGCAGCACCGTCAGTTTTCGCTCGAAGAAGCGCTCGGCCTCGGCCAGGTGCTGATATGGCTGACGGAAACCCGGCACGGAGATCTTGATGAAATTAATATGGCCGGCGGCCGCAGGAATGCTCTCTGGGAAAGCCTCCGCCAGAATCATTACCAGGATGAGCACGCTCAAAGAGGGTGGGAGGAGTACTGTTTTTATGCTCGCGCCCGCCGCAAAGCCGAATATGCTGATATCGTCGTCACCAATCATGCGATGCTTTTAAGCGATATGTACCAGGGGAAAAATTTATTTTCCACCTATCCGTACGTGATCATTGATGAAGCCCATCACCTGCCGGAAACGGCAGGAAAATATGCAGGCAGGTCCGTTCACTATACAAAAGCAAACCGGCTGCTCCGCAGGTTCGGCCTGGATACAAAACAGAGCGTCGTGCGCCCGCTCATCTGGTTTGGGGAAGAAGCCGGCATCGTGTTTGAGCCTGGCTGGTACCAGGAACGCGAGGATAACCATGCGGTGCTGATGTATGAATGCGACGAGCTCTTTCGTCTGCTCACGCGCTGGTGCCGCTCGGCTTCCGGCCGTCGGCGCTCGGAAGTGGGCCGGTACAGCCAGCGCTTTATGCCTGGCAGGGAATCCGGGCCGGTGTGGGAGCAGGTGGAGGATGCCGGGCGGCGTTTTCTCACCCTTCTGGAACAGGAATTTAAAGCATGGGAAGCGTTCGGAAAAGTATGGGAGACGCAGCCGTCCTCCAAAAGCTTTGTAAATGAACTTGCCGAATTGAACGCCTATCTCGAACAGCTGGACGAGCTTGGGGACAATCTGTTCCATCTGTTATTTGAACGGGAGCCTGAGCATGTTTACTGGGTGGAAGCAGAGCAGAGCGGGGCTAAAAATGCTGCGTACATTTACGCCCGGCCGGTGGAGGTGGCCTCGGAGCTTAGTGAGCAGCTGTTTATGAAAAAAGCAAGCGTCGTCCTTACCTCCGGGTCCCTTGCAGTAAACGGCTCATTTGAATACATGAAATCAAAAATGGGGCTGAACGATTTTCTGCCGCAGACAAGTCTGATTGATTCCCCCTATCATTATGCTTCCCAGACGCAGCTGCTCGTTCCAAAAGATATTTCCGGCGTGAATGATAAACACGCTGATTTTGCACAGGAAGCAGCTGAATATATTTTTCATGCTGTCAATATTACGGAAGGAAAAACGATGGTTCTGTTTACGTCCTTTAACATGCTTAAGCAGGTGTATCACCAGCTGAAAGAATGGACTGAAGAATCGACGCTGAGCGTCATTGGGCAGGGAATTACGAGCGGTACCCACGCCAAGCTGACCAAGCTGTTTCAGCAGCAGGACAATGCGCTTCTTCTTGGGACCAATGCTTTCTGGGAGGGCGTCGATATTCCCGGGGAAAAGCTGCAGCACGTGATCATTGTGCGTCTGCCTTTTTCTCCGCCCACAGACCCCGTATACGAAGCTGTGTCGGACAAAATGCAGCGTCAGGGGAAAAGGTCGTTTTACGCAGAGGCCCTGCCGCACGCTGTTCTCCGATTCAAACAGGGCTTTGGCCGGCTGATCCGTCATTCCGAGGACCGGGGCGTGGTAACAGTACTAGATAAGCGGATTATGGAAGCTTCCTACGGCTCGTCGTTTATTGATTCGATTCCCCGGACAAATACGTATTATGAACCGATGGATGCGGTTTTGGACCGTATCGCTGACTTTTTTGAAGAAGCAAAAAAACGTTAA
- a CDS encoding biotin--[acetyl-CoA-carboxylase] ligase, translating into MNKNRLLQLLMNHRDRPVSGQELSDELQVSRTAVWKQIEELRKNGYEIEAASRRGYRLVRFPDRVGTEEIMLHLTTARLGRSIVYNDTVPSTQEIVRGQAEKGAEEGLVAVANEQVEGRGRLGRVWQSSPEQGIWMSLLLRPQVPPRYAPQLTLLSAVALAEALDSYLPEPTAIKWPNDIRIHKRKLAGILTEMQADMDEVQTVIVGMGINVNQADGDFTGELAEKAASIRQYAGARQSRPQIIASILKSYESWYNEYLTNGFGAVKAAWSAKTDTLGCFIQVETSRQTVEGTALRITEEGALQVQKTDGSIQTVHSGEILDSPPPE; encoded by the coding sequence ATGAATAAAAACCGATTGCTGCAGCTGTTGATGAACCACCGGGACCGTCCGGTATCCGGCCAGGAGCTCAGCGACGAACTGCAGGTGTCCCGTACCGCTGTATGGAAGCAGATCGAAGAGCTTCGGAAAAATGGATATGAAATTGAAGCGGCATCCCGGCGAGGGTACCGGCTGGTTCGGTTTCCGGACCGGGTCGGCACAGAAGAAATTATGCTTCATCTTACAACTGCTCGTCTTGGCCGGTCGATTGTTTATAACGATACCGTGCCCTCCACCCAGGAAATTGTACGGGGACAGGCTGAAAAAGGAGCGGAAGAGGGTCTTGTTGCTGTAGCGAATGAACAGGTAGAGGGACGGGGAAGACTGGGGCGTGTATGGCAGAGCAGTCCGGAGCAGGGCATATGGATGAGCCTGCTGCTCCGTCCGCAGGTGCCTCCCCGCTATGCTCCACAGCTTACGCTGCTGTCAGCGGTGGCTCTTGCCGAGGCGCTGGACAGCTATCTTCCGGAGCCCACGGCGATTAAATGGCCGAACGATATCCGTATTCATAAAAGGAAGCTCGCAGGTATACTAACGGAAATGCAGGCAGACATGGATGAAGTACAGACGGTCATTGTCGGCATGGGTATTAACGTAAACCAGGCTGACGGGGACTTTACCGGAGAGCTTGCGGAAAAAGCCGCTTCCATCCGGCAGTACGCAGGAGCCCGGCAGAGTCGTCCGCAGATTATTGCATCTATCTTAAAAAGCTATGAGTCCTGGTATAATGAATACTTAACGAATGGGTTCGGTGCAGTCAAAGCTGCCTGGTCCGCTAAAACAGATACACTGGGATGTTTTATCCAGGTCGAAACGTCCCGGCAGACAGTGGAGGGAACGGCTCTTCGTATAACCGAAGAGGGGGCTCTTCAGGTCCAGAAGACAGATGGCAGTATTCAAACGGTACACAGCGGTGAAATTCTGGACAGTCCCCCACCGGAATAG